CGCCTGTCCCTGTATATCGACGAACGAGCCCGGATATAAAAAATCGAGCAGTATATATATGGCGGTCCAGGAAAGTCCGATCAGCAGATATACGCAGACTGCCGCGAACAGTATTTCGGTTGTTACCTCTCTGCTCCTTATCAGATGCATGAAAATCCTGTAGGTAGTGTATAAAAAGAGTAGAACGGCAAATATGATATCCCTTCTTATGAGCACTGAGCGGTCTTCCTCTATGAGCGGAAAGTTGATTATTAAGCTGACCAGCCACGGAATCGCGAACAATAGCGCAATTATTATATACCGTTTCCTGTCGCTCACGGCGACTACGAGCGACATCATTACCATTATCGTTATTACGGTCATGAGTATCTGTCCCGCGAGGTCGTGTTCGAGATAAGGGTATGCGAGGATTAGCAGGAGGAGGGACTTGGTCAGATACGAGAATCTTCTCTTTCTCATACGGTCGAAGAGCCTTGACCATATGCTCGGTTTTTTTTGGTCGGGGTTGGGCATGACATCCTCCTCGATAAATTTTATAACGATTAACTATAACAATATTTAGAGGGAGAAAGTAGGGGGGCAAGAGCGGGAAAATAGAGAGTGATATTTGTGAAACATTCTTTGACCTACCTGCAGTATAATTAAATGATGTTAATTTGCATGCTCGGGAGTCGAATTTTGAAATTTTGCAGCGTGAGGATAATGCGCTTTACACACAATCATAATTTTCAATATCACGAACTGGCAGGGTGATTAAGATGAAGAATATTAGATCCGCTGCCTCTATTATGGTGCTGTCTCTCCTTCTCGCAGGGGGGATAATGGCGGTTAGCTGTCACAGCGACGAGCCTGCGAAGATAGTGAACGCTAACGCCTGCGGCGGGATAGAGCGTATCGCCTGCGCTCAGGGACAATTCTGCGAGCTGCCCGAGGGCAAGTGCGGAGTAGCCGATCTCGGAGGGGTATGTATCGAGCAGCCGGCAATGTGCACAAGAGAATACAGACCCGTGTGCGGCTGTGACGGGAAGACCTACGGAAACGACTGCGACCGCATGACCGTAGGGGTACAGAAGGCCCACGACGGGGAGTGCGGGGTTAAGTGAGAGCGGCACATAACATGTGCTCGTATTTGAGAATAGAGAGGCTGATGAGGGGTGTTGATTAGTCGGAGAAGTTTTAAAGAAATCATACATCAGCGCAGAATCTGCGCTGCGGGCTCGGCCTTCCAAATCTTTACAAAAACCCATTCATCCTGAGCCCGGTCGAAGGATGCCCCACTGTTTAATCCACTTCTTCTGCGTTTGACTCTAATCGGTCATTGCGAGGTTGCGCAGCAACCGCGGCAATCTAGATTTTTGCTCTCCATCGTGAATCCTGAATCGCGTGCGTCTTTCTTCATTCTAGCCCGTTCGCCCTGAGTCCAACCGAAGGACATATAACTGTCCTCTTTTTCCAACTTACGCGCTGTTACTCCGGGTCTGGCGGAAGCTCCAGATTCTCAAGACATTCAAGCTCGCACTTTGTAAGGCGGGTGACGTTAAACGCCGTAACCTGCTCGCAGGTAATGGGGTCTGCCGTAAACGTTACGCTGTCGCCTTCCTCGAAGCTCTCGCATGCGCCTATAACCTTGTAGGGCTTCTGCCCGATTATCATGTATTCTCCCTTGATTTTAACGACCGGATATTCCACCTGGTTCTGGGCTATTGCCGGCAGTGTTAAGAACGTGATCAGAAGTGATAAAATTAGTATCCTCACGAAAAACCTCCTTTCGACTTCTCTGACTGGTATGATTTAGCTTAACGTCAGAACCATTATACTGTCACTGGGTGACTAACACAATCGGATTTTATGCGCAGCCGTCCGGTATTATTCGGGGACGTTTTCCCTTATGCGCTTAACGAATTTATTTAATTCGGCTATTTCCTTCCTGTCGAATTTTGAAAGGAAGTGTTCCCTTACAGTGCGCTCGTATACAGGCCACATTTCTTTCCTCAGCTTCCTGCCCTTCTCTGTAATGCACGCGAAAATGCCCCTCCCGTCTACAGGGCATGCGGTCCTGCTCACGAGGCCTTCTTCTTCAAGTCTTTGTACGAGCCTTGTGACGTTGTATTTATCGAGGAGCACCCGCTTTCCGAGCTCATTCAGTCTCAGGCTTCCGTCCGGATGCCTGTCGAGCTCCCAGAGGACGTCGTACCAGGCAAGCGGCGGAAACCCTTTTTTCTTGAGTTCCTCACCGACTTTATTCAGCAGGTGCTGCTGGGCTTTCACAAGACCCGTCCATGCGGAAGTCTCCGTATCCGTCCAGTTTTTGTTGTTCTCCTTACTGCTTTTTCTCTCCATATTCACAATATAATGCATCCTTGTTGCATTTGCAACCATCTTATGCTATATATTTATATAGTTGCAATTGCAACTACTATACCAATTTAAGGAGGTCTCTGAAATGAGACAGATTACAAGAGAGGAATTGAGCGCTCACATCGACAACGGCTCGCCCGTGACCCTTGTCGAGGCGCTTCCCGAGAAGTACTGGAGAGAGGGGCACCTGCCGGGCGCCCTCCAGATGGACTATACGGAGGTTGAGGAGAAAGCCGGAGCGCTCCTTCTGGACAAGGGCGCCAGGGTCGTAGTGTACTGCGCGAGCACCGAGTGCCAGAACTCGACCAAAGCCGCCCGTACGCTCGAGAGTCTCGGGTACTCGGACGTATACGAGTATGCCGAGGGAAAGCAGCACTGGATTGAAGCGGGGCTCCCGCTCGTGTCCGAGAAGAGTGAGAATTGACTTCGGGGAGGGGGATTTCGTGTTCTTATAGGTCTGAGAAATATAAAGAAAAAAATCCCCCTCACTCCTACCTGCGTAGGAGGGAAATAACAAGGAGGAATTAGATATGTTCAAAAAATTATTTGATACTGATGAAAGTGATTCGGGTTCCTTGATAGCTAGGGTCTTTCTGGGTGTCGTGATACTTCCGCACGGGCTTCAGAAGCTGTTCGGCATGTTCGGGGGCTACGGATTTTCAGCCACGGTCGATTACTTCACCGGCATAGGCGTGCCCGCGCTGATAGCGGTGCTCATTATACTGGGTGAATCCTTCGGAGCGCTTTTCCTGATCGCGGGGTTCATCAGCCGCCTGGCCGCGGCGGGCGTCGCTCTTATAATGCTCGGAGCCGTGCTCATGGTGCACCACCGGTACGGGTTTTTCATGAACTGGTTCGGAGCGCAGGAAGGGGAGGGCTTCGAGTACCACCTGCTCGCGCTCGGACTCGCTCTCGTAGTGCTCCTCCGCGGCGGCGGGAAATGGTCCGTGGACAGTGTGATAAGAAGGAGAATCGAGTAGCTATTTTGCTGTCCGGAGGTTTTGAGCCGTTTAAATTAAAGTGAAAGGCACCCGGAAATTTATTTATCCCCGTCATTTATAAAAAGCATTTGACTCCGTACCCAGGTACATAGTTTAAACTATGTTCCGAGGTGCTAAATGAAAGCAATCGCCATTAGCGAGCTGGCCAGAAGGGCAAACGTAACAAAGGAGACGATTCGCTATTACGAGCGGCGGGGGCTCATACCCGAGCCTCCCCGCACAGAGTCGGGATACCGTCAATATTCGGAAGAATCCGTCTCGCGTCTCCTGTTCATCAAACGAGCCCAGAAGCTGGGATTTTCCCTGAGGGAAATCTCGTTGCTTCTATCCCTGAGAGTGGACCGCAATACTACCTGCGCCGATATAAAAAATATCGCACAGGGAAAAATTTCCGAGATCGAGGATAAGATCCGCTCGCTGAAGAGGATAAGAAAAGCGCTGACAGAGCTAATAGCTCTATGCAGCGGTGAGGGCCCGACGACCGGGTGTCCGATAATCGACCTGCTCGATGACGAGGGCAGGAAATAAGCGGGAATCTCCCTGTTTGGAGGGCCTTTTAAGACTAATGAATACTAAAATGTCTGGTAAAAGTAACAAGATAACTCTCCTGTCTTTCCTGGGTTCCGTTCTCGCAGGGCTTTTGGCGTCCTTATGCTGTATAGGGCCGCTTGTTTTTATATTTCTCGGCATAAGCGGGGCGGCTTTTTTTACAAAGTTCGAAGAGTACAGATGGCCTCTCGGAATCCTGGCCGTGGGATTCCTCGCGGTCGGGTTCTTCTTCACCTACAGAGGAGGGGAATGCGCCCCGGGCAGTAGCTGTGCGGTAAATCCCGGCAGGAAAAAACTGAATAAAATCCTTCTCTGGATATCGTCTGTTTTAGTGGCTGCTTTAATCTTTTCACCCGATATTATAGGGTTTTTATTAACTTGAGAATTCAATGGAGGTGTGTATCGCATGAATAATTTTAGCAAATTACAGGTTGCGACATTTTTACTGTCCGTAATGTTATTTCTAGGTTTTTATATATACAGCCCCTCAAATGCTACGGCTTCGGGGAAAGAAAGCCCGTCTGATATAAACGAAGTCGTGTTGAAAGTGGAAGGGATGACATGCAAGGTCTGCCCGCTTACGATTAAGACCGCTTTGAAAAAGCTAAACGGAGTCGTGGACGCGGACGTCAGCTTCGAAGACAAGGAGGCCAGAGTAACGTATGAAGAAGGAGAGGTTACTGTGGAGCGGATTATTTCAGCTATAGAGGACGCAGGCAGCTATAAAGCAGAAATTGAGAGGAGATAAAAAAACTAAATATGGCTCTGACAAAGTTTGACTTAATAGTAATCGGTACGGGGACTGCGGCGTCCACAGCCGCTCATAAATGCAAATCGAAGGGCTGGGGAGTCGCGGTCATAGATTCGAGACCTTACGGCGGCACATGTGCGTTGAGGGGATGCGACCCGAAGAAGGTGCTGGTAGGAGCCGCAGAGCTTATTGACTGGAACAATCGGATGCGGGGGAAGGGAATATCCGCCGCCGATATTCAAATTAACTGGTCCGAGCTAATGGGTTTTAAAAGAACATTCACCGAGCCCGTACCTGAAAACAGAGAAAAAGGGTTTACAAAAGCGGGTATTGCAAGATTTCACGGCAGAGCGCGTTTTGTCAATAGCGATACAATCGAGGTGGGCGATGATACGCTCACGGGTCGGTACGTGCTTATCGCAAGCGGGGCAAAACCCGCTGGATTAAACATTCCCGGCGAAGGGCTCCTCACGACAAGTGATGAATTTTTGAAACTCGACGCGTTACCCGAAAATATCGTTTTTATCGGGGGCGGATATATATCCTTTGAATTTGCCCATATAGCCGTGCGTGCCGGAGCCAAGGTTAAAATTCTGCATAGAAGCGACAGGCCGCTTGCGGGTTTCGATCCTGATTTGGTTAACCGGCTGGTCGAAGCATCGCGTCAACTTGGTGTGGATATAGAATTAAATACCGCCGCCGAGGCGG
This is a stretch of genomic DNA from Deltaproteobacteria bacterium. It encodes these proteins:
- a CDS encoding MarR family winged helix-turn-helix transcriptional regulator, translating into MERKSSKENNKNWTDTETSAWTGLVKAQQHLLNKVGEELKKKGFPPLAWYDVLWELDRHPDGSLRLNELGKRVLLDKYNVTRLVQRLEEEGLVSRTACPVDGRGIFACITEKGRKLRKEMWPVYERTVREHFLSKFDRKEIAELNKFVKRIRENVPE
- a CDS encoding MerR family transcriptional regulator, which gives rise to MKAIAISELARRANVTKETIRYYERRGLIPEPPRTESGYRQYSEESVSRLLFIKRAQKLGFSLREISLLLSLRVDRNTTCADIKNIAQGKISEIEDKIRSLKRIRKALTELIALCSGEGPTTGCPIIDLLDDEGRK
- a CDS encoding mercuric transporter MerT family protein, with amino-acid sequence MNTKMSGKSNKITLLSFLGSVLAGLLASLCCIGPLVFIFLGISGAAFFTKFEEYRWPLGILAVGFLAVGFFFTYRGGECAPGSSCAVNPGRKKLNKILLWISSVLVAALIFSPDIIGFLLT
- a CDS encoding DoxX family protein → MFKKLFDTDESDSGSLIARVFLGVVILPHGLQKLFGMFGGYGFSATVDYFTGIGVPALIAVLIILGESFGALFLIAGFISRLAAAGVALIMLGAVLMVHHRYGFFMNWFGAQEGEGFEYHLLALGLALVVLLRGGGKWSVDSVIRRRIE
- a CDS encoding ion channel; amino-acid sequence: MPNPDQKKPSIWSRLFDRMRKRRFSYLTKSLLLLILAYPYLEHDLAGQILMTVITIMVMMSLVVAVSDRKRYIIIALLFAIPWLVSLIINFPLIEEDRSVLIRRDIIFAVLLFLYTTYRIFMHLIRSREVTTEILFAAVCVYLLIGLSWTAIYILLDFLYPGSFVDIQGQAVSDAPLYLFFSYVSLTTVGYGNIIPATDHARSLAMIEAIMGQLYLTIMVARLVGLHISKSRATEEGV
- a CDS encoding Kazal domain-containing protein; translated protein: MKNIRSAASIMVLSLLLAGGIMAVSCHSDEPAKIVNANACGGIERIACAQGQFCELPEGKCGVADLGGVCIEQPAMCTREYRPVCGCDGKTYGNDCDRMTVGVQKAHDGECGVK
- a CDS encoding NAD(P)/FAD-dependent oxidoreductase, whose protein sequence is MALTKFDLIVIGTGTAASTAAHKCKSKGWGVAVIDSRPYGGTCALRGCDPKKVLVGAAELIDWNNRMRGKGISAADIQINWSELMGFKRTFTEPVPENREKGFTKAGIARFHGRARFVNSDTIEVGDDTLTGRYVLIASGAKPAGLNIPGEGLLTTSDEFLKLDALPENIVFIGGGYISFEFAHIAVRAGAKVKILHRSDRPLAGFDPDLVNRLVEASRQLGVDIELNTAAEAVEKKGERLVVHTSGNSKGIFNADMVVHGAGRVPEIDDLDLEKANIKREKKGVSVNDYLQSVSNPIVFAAGDAAASGGPPLTPVAGMEGHIAAGNLINGNHRTPDYSGIPSVVFTVPPLTSVGLQEETAKKQGFSFKTNHSDTSGWFSSRRLNIKSSEFKVLVEDGTDNILGAHIYGPHAEEIINIFGIAIRSGLTTEDLKLMPYSYPTSASDISYMV
- a CDS encoding rhodanese-like domain-containing protein, whose product is MRQITREELSAHIDNGSPVTLVEALPEKYWREGHLPGALQMDYTEVEEKAGALLLDKGARVVVYCASTECQNSTKAARTLESLGYSDVYEYAEGKQHWIEAGLPLVSEKSEN
- a CDS encoding heavy metal-associated domain-containing protein, whose product is MNNFSKLQVATFLLSVMLFLGFYIYSPSNATASGKESPSDINEVVLKVEGMTCKVCPLTIKTALKKLNGVVDADVSFEDKEARVTYEEGEVTVERIISAIEDAGSYKAEIERR